A genomic stretch from Erysipelothrix sp. HDW6C includes:
- a CDS encoding NUDIX hydrolase: MVKTLKKQSENKRYEGIIVDLYNTDFETDAGIFTAEVLKHPGGACIAATHDNETFYVVDQFRFGTELVMTEFPAGKTDPGEDPQTVALRELREEIGYTAQTIVPLGFVHSSPAFLSETLHLYYATDLEFVGQDLDEGEELHVYRLSLSEIEARIMRNEITDAKTIALAYRLKHYLNK; the protein is encoded by the coding sequence ATGGTAAAAACGTTAAAAAAACAAAGCGAAAATAAAAGATACGAAGGGATTATTGTTGACCTTTATAATACCGATTTTGAAACAGATGCCGGCATTTTCACTGCGGAAGTTTTAAAGCACCCTGGTGGCGCCTGTATTGCAGCAACCCATGACAATGAAACCTTCTATGTTGTTGATCAGTTTCGCTTCGGAACGGAGCTTGTTATGACGGAGTTTCCTGCTGGAAAGACAGACCCTGGCGAAGACCCACAAACAGTTGCACTGCGGGAATTACGAGAAGAGATAGGCTATACGGCACAAACAATTGTCCCATTAGGATTCGTTCACAGTTCACCAGCGTTTTTGAGCGAGACATTGCATCTTTATTATGCGACTGATTTAGAATTTGTTGGCCAAGATTTGGATGAAGGTGAGGAATTGCATGTTTATCGACTATCCTTATCCGAAATCGAAGCTCGGATTATGCGAAACGAAATAACGGATGCGAAAACTATTGCGCTTGCTTACCGCCTTAAACACTACCTTAATAAATAG
- a CDS encoding PTS lactose/cellobiose transporter subunit IIA, whose protein sequence is MENDTLTKVSMDIILNAGDARLCSTEAQKALAAFDFELASSKMKEAFDKIRVAHQLQTEVIQDETRGETYNPSLLFTHAQDTLMTIYSELNITKRLIDMMRAIDARLKKVEDQS, encoded by the coding sequence ATGGAAAATGATACATTAACAAAGGTTTCAATGGATATTATTTTGAATGCAGGGGATGCACGATTGTGCTCAACTGAAGCTCAAAAAGCACTGGCAGCGTTTGATTTCGAGCTGGCAAGTTCAAAAATGAAAGAAGCATTTGATAAAATTCGCGTTGCGCATCAATTGCAAACTGAAGTTATACAGGATGAAACGCGCGGCGAGACTTACAATCCTTCACTCTTGTTTACACATGCTCAAGATACACTCATGACAATTTACAGTGAACTCAATATCACCAAACGTCTTATTGATATGATGCGTGCCATTGATGCGCGCCTTAAGAAAGTAGAGGATCAATCATGA
- a CDS encoding tyrosine-protein phosphatase: MEMHKKILNFRDIGGIQVSGGHVKPHKLLRGGPLEHLDSQTVNRLLNEYELKTVIDLRTLDEQDRQPNDMIDGLTYVHLDILGRRQRTTADPMRMMNQVKSTVAHDHMCQLNNQLVRDDHAQMEYRQFFKELLLNEEGAVYFHCSAGKDRTGFAAAQILKILGASEEDIMKDYLRTNELNKDNQQEMLEKMMEKFPDVTPEQIENYRGYTIVDPEYIGTAFRAIEEDYGTFDTYVQEVLQLSADDILKLNEIYVG, encoded by the coding sequence ATGGAAATGCATAAGAAAATATTAAACTTCCGAGATATCGGAGGCATTCAAGTGAGTGGTGGTCATGTAAAACCACATAAACTACTACGCGGTGGACCGTTGGAACATCTTGATTCGCAAACAGTGAATCGCCTTTTGAATGAATACGAACTAAAAACTGTTATTGACTTAAGAACCTTGGATGAGCAAGACCGTCAACCCAATGACATGATTGATGGATTGACATATGTACACCTTGATATCTTAGGAAGACGTCAACGAACAACAGCAGACCCAATGCGTATGATGAACCAAGTGAAAAGTACGGTTGCTCATGACCACATGTGTCAATTAAACAATCAATTAGTGCGTGATGATCATGCTCAAATGGAATACCGTCAATTCTTTAAAGAACTTCTGTTAAATGAAGAAGGTGCTGTATATTTCCATTGTTCTGCCGGAAAAGACAGAACAGGATTTGCGGCCGCTCAAATACTCAAAATTTTGGGAGCGTCTGAAGAAGATATCATGAAAGATTATCTTCGAACCAACGAACTTAACAAAGACAACCAACAAGAAATGCTCGAAAAGATGATGGAAAAATTCCCCGATGTTACTCCAGAACAAATCGAGAACTATCGAGGATACACGATAGTTGACCCCGAATACATTGGTACGGCATTTCGTGCCATTGAAGAGGATTATGGTACATTTGATACCTACGTTCAAGAAGTATTACAATTGAGCGCGGATGATATCCTAAAACTTAACGAAATCTACGTCGGATAA
- the guaC gene encoding GMP reductase: MKIFDYEDIQLIPNKCIVKSRSECDTTVKFGNHTFAMPIVPANMQTIVDETVALWLAKNNYFYVMHRFDEGRRYDFTKEMQAEGLFASISVGVKDTEYDFVEKLAHDNVIPEYITIDIAHGHSEQVISMIKHIKKHLPATFVIAGNVATPEAVRELENAGADATKVGVGPGKVCITKLKTGFGTGGWQLSALAWCAKAARKPIIADGGIRNHGDIAKSIRFGATICMIGSLFAGHEESPGEIVDVDGVTYKEYFGSASEYQKGEHKNVEGKKILVPYKGNLADTLLEMKQDLQSSISYAGGRDLESIRKVDYVVVKNSIFNGDR, encoded by the coding sequence ATGAAAATATTTGACTACGAAGATATTCAGTTAATTCCCAACAAATGTATTGTAAAAAGTCGCTCAGAATGTGACACAACTGTAAAATTTGGAAACCATACCTTCGCAATGCCAATTGTTCCTGCAAACATGCAGACAATCGTTGACGAAACCGTCGCACTTTGGCTCGCAAAGAATAACTACTTCTACGTCATGCATCGTTTTGACGAAGGACGTCGCTACGATTTCACCAAAGAAATGCAAGCTGAAGGGCTTTTTGCATCCATCAGTGTTGGTGTTAAAGACACTGAATATGACTTTGTTGAGAAACTCGCGCATGATAACGTCATTCCTGAATACATTACTATTGATATTGCGCACGGACATTCCGAGCAAGTAATATCAATGATTAAACATATAAAGAAACACTTGCCTGCAACTTTTGTAATTGCTGGAAATGTCGCAACGCCTGAAGCAGTTCGTGAACTTGAAAATGCTGGAGCGGATGCAACCAAAGTCGGTGTTGGTCCTGGTAAGGTATGTATTACGAAGTTAAAAACTGGTTTTGGAACAGGTGGTTGGCAATTATCAGCACTTGCATGGTGTGCAAAAGCTGCTCGCAAACCAATTATTGCCGATGGTGGAATTCGCAACCACGGAGACATTGCAAAATCAATTCGTTTTGGCGCAACAATCTGTATGATTGGATCGCTTTTTGCAGGTCACGAAGAGTCGCCTGGTGAAATTGTTGATGTGGATGGTGTCACATACAAAGAATACTTCGGAAGTGCATCAGAGTACCAAAAAGGTGAACATAAAAATGTTGAAGGAAAGAAGATTCTTGTTCCTTACAAGGGAAATCTTGCCGATACATTATTAGAGATGAAACAAGACTTACAATCATCAATATCTTATGCGGGTGGTCGTGATTTAGAGTCAATTCGCAAAGTTGATTATGTTGTTGTTAAAAATTCAATTTTTAACGGTGATCGCTAA
- a CDS encoding glycoside hydrolase family 1 protein has protein sequence MINTKFPKDFLWGGAIAANQAEGAWQEGGKGWSIADINEFRDDIALERKSNKEVTTDYVKHAMTDTKGIYPKRKAIDFYHTYKEDLALLSGLGINTFRTSISWARIFPNGDDVTPNEAGLQFYDHLFDEMLQLGMEPMVTLSHYEMPLNLTLNYRGWYDRDVIDFFVTYCETCFKRYNGKVKNWIVVNQINLIGHESFNHLGIAEDKVDNLLEAKYQGVHNELVASARATKIGHDINPDNNIGMMLCDWIAAPATCKPEDVFAAMKSNQMEYYYADVLLRGTIPGYVHRFYHDNALNIYIPASDIEDLKHTADFMSFSYYYSSIIDNENWITKQGTKANPYLKASDWGWAIDPLGLRTALNQYWDRYQKPIYITENGFGAFDTVEDDGRIHDSYRINYLRAHVAEIKEAIMDGVDIRGYYPWGPIDIVSCSSSEMSKRYGFIHVDLDNYGKGSGKRRLKDSYAWYKGVVASNGENLE, from the coding sequence ATGATAAATACAAAATTCCCAAAAGATTTCCTATGGGGCGGTGCAATTGCTGCCAATCAAGCTGAAGGAGCCTGGCAAGAAGGTGGGAAAGGCTGGTCAATTGCGGATATTAATGAATTCCGTGATGACATCGCTCTTGAAAGGAAGAGCAATAAAGAAGTTACAACCGACTATGTAAAACATGCTATGACCGATACAAAAGGAATCTATCCAAAACGAAAAGCGATTGATTTCTATCATACATACAAAGAAGATCTGGCGCTCTTATCAGGGTTGGGTATTAATACATTCAGAACATCGATTAGCTGGGCACGTATCTTTCCAAATGGGGATGATGTGACACCCAATGAAGCAGGACTTCAATTTTATGATCACCTCTTTGATGAAATGTTACAACTTGGAATGGAGCCCATGGTCACACTATCACACTATGAAATGCCATTGAATCTGACCCTAAACTATCGGGGTTGGTATGATCGTGATGTTATTGATTTCTTTGTGACATACTGTGAAACATGCTTTAAGCGTTACAATGGAAAAGTCAAAAATTGGATTGTTGTCAATCAAATTAATCTCATCGGACACGAATCTTTCAATCACCTTGGAATTGCTGAGGACAAAGTTGATAATCTGCTCGAAGCGAAGTATCAGGGCGTTCATAACGAACTTGTTGCAAGTGCACGTGCCACAAAAATTGGCCACGATATCAACCCTGATAATAATATTGGGATGATGCTTTGTGATTGGATTGCAGCCCCTGCAACATGCAAACCTGAAGATGTCTTTGCAGCCATGAAGAGCAACCAAATGGAATATTATTATGCTGATGTACTCCTACGAGGTACGATTCCTGGCTATGTGCACCGTTTCTATCATGATAATGCATTGAATATTTATATTCCTGCGAGTGATATTGAGGATCTCAAACATACTGCTGATTTTATGTCTTTCTCGTATTACTATTCTTCAATTATTGACAATGAAAACTGGATAACAAAACAAGGAACAAAAGCCAATCCGTATCTCAAAGCAAGTGACTGGGGTTGGGCTATTGATCCCTTAGGACTTCGTACTGCGCTCAACCAATATTGGGATCGTTATCAAAAACCCATCTATATTACTGAGAACGGGTTTGGTGCATTCGATACTGTTGAAGATGACGGAAGGATTCATGATAGTTATCGTATCAATTATTTACGAGCACATGTTGCTGAGATTAAGGAAGCAATTATGGATGGCGTTGATATCCGCGGATACTACCCTTGGGGTCCTATTGACATTGTGAGCTGTTCCTCTTCTGAAATGTCAAAACGCTATGGATTTATCCATGTTGACTTGGATAATTATGGCAAAGGAAGTGGTAAACGACGTCTAAAAGATAGCTATGCCTGGTATAAAGGTGTGGTTGCTTCTAACGGAGAAAACTTAGAATAA
- a CDS encoding PTS sugar transporter subunit IIC, whose product MNKLIHWLENSFAPKMNKVNTNVWIVGIKDGIMQTLPFIFLGSVFCMLTILNDYIPNLPNFWVPFGWTMGMVSLFVAFLVPFNIMEKKRLRKNRINAGLAGLVLFLIIITPQVVASGNPGFGHESLGAGGMFIAMVAGLISAVVFTIFSKFSFFKEESVIPDFVRSWFDSMLPIGIIILFGWIVVDLVGFDLYNMVLAIFKPLAGLVESPIGFPLTMFIFCFLYSLGISSWVLTPILTPVFLDAMQANISGLATNLVTNSTVYSSYLWVGGIGCTFPLVIMCAMSRSKKLSALGKACIGPSVFNINEPIVFGAIAWNPILMIPMWLQGIILPIIVWVFTKVIAFAPIPNVVFEMWYCPFPISTWLITRSIPALILLAGVVLVATLIWLPFFRVYERQQIALENSELKEV is encoded by the coding sequence ATGAATAAATTAATTCATTGGTTGGAAAATTCATTTGCTCCAAAAATGAATAAGGTAAATACAAATGTCTGGATTGTTGGTATCAAAGATGGCATTATGCAGACTTTACCTTTTATCTTTCTTGGTTCTGTATTCTGTATGCTTACAATCCTCAACGATTACATTCCAAACTTACCTAATTTCTGGGTGCCTTTTGGTTGGACAATGGGAATGGTATCACTCTTCGTGGCATTTCTCGTCCCATTTAACATTATGGAAAAGAAACGCCTTCGCAAGAATCGAATCAATGCAGGACTTGCCGGTCTTGTTTTATTCCTAATTATCATTACCCCTCAAGTTGTTGCATCGGGTAACCCTGGATTTGGTCATGAGTCTTTGGGGGCTGGGGGTATGTTTATCGCAATGGTCGCTGGATTGATTTCGGCTGTTGTGTTTACAATTTTCTCGAAATTCTCTTTCTTTAAGGAAGAATCCGTTATCCCTGACTTTGTACGCTCGTGGTTTGACTCCATGCTACCGATTGGGATCATCATTCTCTTTGGTTGGATTGTTGTCGACCTTGTTGGATTTGATTTATACAATATGGTTTTAGCAATCTTCAAACCCTTGGCAGGTCTTGTTGAATCTCCAATTGGATTCCCACTTACCATGTTTATTTTCTGTTTCTTATATTCACTTGGTATATCTTCATGGGTTTTAACACCAATCTTAACCCCTGTATTTCTTGATGCGATGCAAGCAAATATCTCAGGACTTGCTACAAATTTAGTAACAAACTCTACCGTGTATTCATCATATCTATGGGTAGGTGGTATTGGCTGTACTTTCCCGCTTGTCATCATGTGTGCAATGTCACGTTCAAAGAAACTCAGTGCTCTGGGAAAGGCGTGTATTGGGCCATCAGTGTTTAACATTAATGAACCCATTGTCTTTGGAGCCATTGCTTGGAATCCAATTCTTATGATACCAATGTGGTTGCAAGGAATTATTCTTCCAATCATCGTTTGGGTCTTCACCAAAGTTATTGCCTTTGCTCCGATTCCAAACGTTGTATTTGAGATGTGGTATTGTCCGTTCCCAATTTCTACGTGGTTAATCACACGTTCGATTCCAGCATTAATCTTACTCGCTGGCGTTGTACTTGTTGCAACACTCATCTGGCTCCCATTCTTTAGAGTCTATGAACGCCAACAAATTGCTTTAGAAAATTCTGAATTGAAAGAGGTCTAA
- the rsmI gene encoding 16S rRNA (cytidine(1402)-2'-O)-methyltransferase, whose translation MIKQQSFKNGLPTLYLVATPIGNLQEMSPRAIEVLKSVDVVAAEDTRNTGKLLQHFEIKTKLISHHAHNEKESAQGILELFKEHESIALVSDAGYPLISDPGQTLVTDVIAAGYNVVPISGPSAFLNALVASGLVAQPFAFMGFLEHKESQLKKQLETNKDLPMTTIYYLSVHKLAKTLEIVYDVLGDRQICLVRELTKMHEEFIRGTVSEVIEAIEVIKGEFVLVIDKRQEIGVIDFSSLVTQIDDEIATGNSISRSISTIAKRNKVSKNELYAYYHDEK comes from the coding sequence ATGATAAAACAACAAAGCTTTAAGAACGGACTACCCACCCTCTATCTTGTTGCGACACCAATCGGTAATCTGCAAGAAATGAGTCCTCGCGCAATTGAGGTATTGAAAAGTGTCGATGTAGTCGCAGCAGAAGATACTCGGAATACGGGTAAACTATTGCAACACTTTGAAATAAAGACAAAACTAATCAGCCACCATGCCCATAATGAAAAAGAAAGCGCGCAAGGAATTCTTGAATTATTTAAGGAACATGAAAGCATTGCCCTTGTTAGTGATGCAGGATATCCCCTCATCTCAGATCCTGGACAAACTCTAGTAACCGATGTAATTGCAGCAGGCTATAATGTGGTCCCAATATCAGGACCAAGCGCATTCTTAAATGCCCTCGTTGCATCAGGACTGGTAGCTCAACCATTTGCTTTTATGGGGTTTCTTGAACACAAGGAAAGTCAGCTAAAGAAACAGTTGGAAACCAACAAGGATTTGCCGATGACGACAATTTATTATTTATCGGTTCACAAGTTAGCAAAGACATTAGAAATTGTGTATGATGTACTCGGTGACAGACAAATATGTCTTGTTCGTGAGCTTACAAAGATGCACGAAGAATTCATACGAGGCACTGTTTCCGAGGTTATTGAAGCTATTGAAGTGATTAAAGGTGAGTTTGTACTTGTAATCGACAAGCGTCAAGAAATCGGTGTCATAGACTTTAGCAGCCTTGTTACCCAAATTGACGATGAGATTGCAACAGGAAATTCAATTTCACGTTCAATTTCAACAATTGCCAAACGTAATAAAGTCTCAAAAAATGAACTGTATGCATATTATCATGACGAAAAATAG
- a CDS encoding Fur family transcriptional regulator has product MSIKLTKQRQEILEVIQASEGHMTADQIHSTLKDGGVSIGIATIYRNLNVLFSEKLINRVRHPELGFIYDKNLHDHYHFRCRECNRIDDVEIDYRDDLHALVEKELGCLVIEHDMTFEGICKECLKKRTNKN; this is encoded by the coding sequence ATGAGTATTAAATTAACAAAGCAAAGACAAGAGATTTTAGAAGTGATTCAAGCATCAGAGGGTCATATGACCGCTGATCAAATTCACTCAACCCTAAAAGATGGGGGCGTATCTATCGGTATAGCTACAATATACCGTAATTTAAACGTGCTCTTTTCTGAGAAACTCATCAATCGTGTCCGCCATCCTGAGTTGGGATTTATTTACGATAAAAACCTCCACGATCACTATCATTTCCGTTGCCGTGAATGCAACCGTATTGATGATGTGGAAATTGACTATCGTGATGATCTCCACGCACTTGTTGAAAAAGAACTCGGGTGTCTTGTTATCGAACATGACATGACTTTTGAGGGTATTTGTAAAGAGTGTTTGAAAAAACGTACAAACAAAAACTAA
- the tmk gene encoding dTMP kinase, with protein MGLFISFEGPDGSGKTTITKYVSEYFMAKNIEVLCTREPGGIGISEKIRNLILDPVNTEMDDRTEALLYAASRRQHLIEKILPALEAGKMVFCDRFIDSSLAYQGYARGIGIDAVWNLNMFAIENRLPDITIFIDCDPAIGLERTGKRGAMDRLELAGEAFHNRVYEGYQEVIKRFPDRIHVIDGNRTVEAVAKQAIKIIEDVL; from the coding sequence ATGGGATTATTTATATCATTTGAAGGACCAGATGGTAGTGGGAAAACAACAATTACGAAATACGTGAGTGAATACTTCATGGCAAAGAATATTGAAGTGCTCTGTACTCGTGAACCGGGGGGAATTGGAATTTCTGAGAAAATTCGCAATCTGATATTGGATCCCGTAAACACAGAAATGGATGATCGTACCGAAGCGTTATTGTATGCGGCAAGTCGACGTCAGCATTTAATTGAAAAAATCTTACCAGCACTTGAAGCAGGTAAGATGGTTTTTTGTGATCGTTTTATTGATTCATCATTGGCATATCAAGGGTACGCTCGAGGAATTGGTATTGATGCCGTATGGAACCTAAACATGTTCGCAATCGAGAACAGACTTCCCGATATTACCATTTTCATCGATTGTGATCCGGCCATTGGTTTGGAACGTACGGGAAAACGTGGTGCCATGGACCGACTTGAATTAGCAGGGGAGGCATTCCATAACCGTGTCTATGAAGGATATCAAGAAGTGATTAAACGCTTCCCTGATCGCATTCATGTTATTGATGGGAACAGAACTGTTGAAGCAGTCGCAAAACAAGCAATAAAAATCATTGAGGACGTATTATAG
- a CDS encoding PTS sugar transporter subunit IIB, translated as MKKLRILLVCGSGASSGFMAANMRKAAASKGLDASITARSESEIENYIDEIDVLMVGPHLAYILDEVDSYIGDAPVKVILMRPEYYATLDGARAIDHLMQEIGMEEQTHE; from the coding sequence ATGAAAAAACTTAGAATTCTTCTGGTTTGCGGTTCTGGTGCAAGTAGTGGATTTATGGCCGCTAACATGCGCAAAGCCGCAGCGTCAAAAGGACTTGATGCATCGATTACTGCGCGCAGTGAGTCTGAGATTGAGAATTACATCGACGAGATTGATGTCTTGATGGTCGGACCGCATCTCGCCTATATCTTAGATGAAGTTGACAGTTACATCGGGGATGCACCTGTTAAGGTAATCCTGATGAGGCCAGAGTATTACGCAACATTGGATGGTGCAAGAGCAATTGACCATCTGATGCAAGAAATCGGAATGGAGGAACAAACTCATGAATAA
- a CDS encoding PRD domain-containing protein, protein MLDSKYVEILNHLSSATSSIHATHLADALGKSVRTVKSYVKSINESYPGLIKASPYGYALNRERYKQIAINSVVAMPSTPDERLVYIIRSLIKKEHLNIVTIAYELHVSESTVRADLAQLKKRLDTYSLTMKVEKQTVVIQGLEKNKRRLLTSILYKESNQNFLNIESLQNNFDEYNIFKIRDIVVSTLNEAHYFVNDYALMNLILHIVVSISRIQHNNTYSDSETMDIISTNTEIQIAEKITQRISSYFQIQYSKEEVYELSLLILSSGSNINFNAVNELNIASYIDEGVLNLVDDLIKSINRYYYIDISENQFFFRFALHINNLLKRLQMGRSNKNPITMNIKQSCPLIYDCAVSVAHDISHRFNVQISDDEITYIAFHIGGALETQKSLGNKVSCIFIFPQYYDMNQNLYNHLTETFHDSLVVQNMVTDEFSIENFDVDLIITTQPLQTTPVLPVIVINPFKNERDTAQIYETIHRLKENKRRNTFKETISTMLSSQTFFLNDEPRNQQNVIDFLVSKAVDMGSVGEMFKQEIMDREAMSSTGFGKIAIPHSMRMNAEKTSMLVFISKHPIRWDTTDVNLVIMLTIAKDDRKVFADIFDPLSMMLTESVVIDQLLQATTVASFIEVLGYNFQ, encoded by the coding sequence ATGCTGGACTCGAAGTACGTAGAGATTTTGAATCATTTAAGCAGTGCAACTTCATCAATACATGCGACACATTTGGCCGATGCGCTTGGAAAATCCGTGCGAACTGTAAAAAGCTATGTCAAGTCAATCAATGAAAGCTATCCAGGACTCATCAAGGCATCACCGTATGGATATGCACTAAACCGTGAACGCTACAAACAGATTGCCATTAATAGCGTTGTCGCAATGCCTTCAACACCCGATGAGCGTCTTGTGTACATTATTCGCTCGCTCATTAAGAAAGAACATCTAAATATTGTTACAATTGCCTACGAACTTCATGTGAGTGAGTCAACAGTTCGTGCCGATCTTGCCCAACTCAAAAAAAGGTTAGACACGTACTCACTAACAATGAAAGTCGAAAAGCAAACCGTAGTTATTCAAGGATTGGAAAAAAATAAACGACGACTCTTAACATCAATCCTCTACAAAGAATCCAATCAAAACTTTCTCAATATTGAGTCATTGCAAAACAACTTTGATGAGTATAATATATTTAAAATCCGTGATATTGTCGTCAGTACACTCAACGAAGCCCACTATTTTGTGAACGATTATGCATTGATGAATCTGATTTTACATATTGTGGTATCAATCAGCAGAATTCAACACAACAATACATATTCTGACTCCGAAACAATGGACATTATCAGTACCAATACTGAGATACAAATTGCAGAAAAAATAACACAACGGATTAGTTCTTATTTTCAGATTCAGTACAGCAAAGAAGAAGTATATGAGTTATCGCTGCTTATTTTAAGTTCGGGATCTAATATCAACTTTAACGCCGTCAATGAATTAAACATTGCATCCTATATTGATGAAGGCGTTTTGAATTTGGTCGATGATTTGATTAAAAGTATCAATCGTTATTACTATATTGATATTAGTGAAAATCAATTCTTCTTTCGCTTTGCATTGCACATCAATAATCTTCTCAAACGATTGCAAATGGGAAGATCCAATAAGAACCCCATCACAATGAATATTAAACAAAGCTGTCCTCTGATCTATGATTGCGCAGTTTCGGTAGCTCACGATATCAGTCATCGTTTTAATGTGCAAATTAGTGATGATGAAATTACCTACATCGCATTTCACATTGGTGGTGCTTTAGAAACTCAAAAAAGCCTTGGTAACAAGGTAAGTTGCATCTTTATTTTTCCACAATACTACGACATGAATCAGAATCTTTATAACCACCTTACGGAAACGTTCCATGATTCTTTGGTTGTCCAAAATATGGTGACCGATGAATTTAGTATCGAGAATTTCGATGTGGATTTAATCATTACAACACAACCGCTGCAAACTACACCAGTCTTGCCTGTTATTGTGATTAATCCATTTAAAAATGAGCGTGACACTGCACAAATTTATGAAACAATCCATCGCCTTAAGGAGAATAAGCGTCGCAACACCTTTAAAGAGACCATCAGTACGATGCTTTCTTCGCAAACCTTCTTCCTCAACGATGAACCAAGAAACCAGCAAAATGTGATTGATTTTTTGGTTTCTAAAGCAGTAGATATGGGGAGTGTGGGTGAAATGTTCAAACAAGAAATTATGGATCGGGAAGCGATGTCATCCACAGGATTTGGGAAAATTGCAATTCCCCACTCCATGCGAATGAATGCAGAGAAGACATCAATGCTCGTATTCATCAGCAAACATCCAATCCGATGGGATACAACCGATGTTAATCTTGTCATTATGCTTACAATTGCTAAGGATGATCGTAAAGTATTCGCGGATATCTTTGATCCACTTTCGATGATGCTCACAGAAAGTGTGGTCATTGATCAGCTACTACAAGCAACGACGGTTGCATCATTTATCGAAGTTTTAGGGTATAATTTTCAATAA
- a CDS encoding DNA polymerase III subunit delta', translating to MKEQAKALNLFHKQQEKNMVSHAYLVVGKSDAFSFATYMAQSLMCREQTIGACQSCSVCERIANNQHGDFKVVSSRDESIKKDEIVSLKDYFTQTNMEQDSHKVYIIEDVENASISAMNSILKFLEEPESDITAILTTSQPNRVLETIKSRCLLIQLESHDQEVLYHEGLNKGLDELDAYLLSRISNSSEEMVVIAESGAYVSVMDVAFEFVDYLNQGKIREAVVHVQHEGIKNKKIDKENIDFFMDIVIVVMGSSANGAVHAKVTNIDEPTQLNYKKIMLMLKDRIRPGINTNLLLDQLGYEFINYHKSRVL from the coding sequence ATGAAAGAACAAGCCAAAGCATTAAACTTATTTCATAAACAACAAGAGAAGAATATGGTTTCGCATGCATACCTAGTCGTTGGAAAAAGTGATGCTTTTTCTTTTGCGACATATATGGCGCAGAGTTTGATGTGTCGTGAACAAACAATTGGTGCGTGTCAATCGTGTTCAGTTTGCGAGCGCATTGCGAACAACCAACATGGTGATTTCAAGGTCGTCAGCAGTCGTGACGAGAGTATTAAGAAAGACGAAATCGTATCACTTAAAGATTACTTTACCCAAACAAATATGGAGCAAGACTCTCATAAAGTCTATATTATTGAAGACGTTGAGAATGCAAGTATTTCCGCCATGAACAGTATCCTTAAATTTCTAGAAGAACCTGAAAGTGATATTACAGCAATCTTGACAACGTCCCAACCCAATCGTGTTCTTGAAACAATCAAATCCCGCTGCCTCTTAATACAACTTGAGAGTCACGATCAAGAAGTACTTTACCATGAAGGACTCAACAAAGGACTTGATGAACTGGACGCCTACCTCTTATCAAGGATATCAAACAGCAGTGAAGAAATGGTAGTGATTGCTGAATCTGGAGCCTATGTGAGTGTTATGGATGTCGCGTTTGAGTTCGTTGATTATTTGAATCAAGGAAAAATACGCGAGGCAGTTGTTCACGTACAGCATGAAGGCATCAAAAACAAGAAAATAGACAAAGAGAATATTGATTTCTTTATGGATATTGTGATTGTTGTGATGGGAAGCAGTGCAAACGGCGCAGTCCATGCAAAAGTGACAAACATTGATGAACCAACACAACTCAATTACAAGAAAATTATGCTCATGCTCAAAGACCGAATTCGACCGGGAATCAACACGAATCTACTTTTGGATCAGCTCGGCTATGAGTTTATTAACTATCATAAATCCCGTGTACTTTAG